CAATACTTGTGGTCGCGCAAGAAGTAACTCTGGTTCCAGCTGTTGAGGGCGGTACGCAGGAACATGCCCACGATCTTGCCGTGCCCCATCTTGCGGAAGCGGCGGTTGCCGGTGAAGGCGCCCCCGTGGATGACGGTGAAGCGCCGGGGCGAGACCTTCTTGCTCAGCCAGTAGTCTTCCGCGTACAGCACCTTCTCGTCGAAGCCGCCCAGCTCCCAGAAGCGCTTGCGCTCGAACATCATGAACATGCCGGTGCTGAAGGGCATTCCCAGCCGGGAGAGGTGCTGCACCAGGTTGTTGCCCAGGTAGACGGCGTGGTCGAGCCAGTTGCCGCCGATGCACCAGATGGTGGTGGTCAGGCAGTGCAGGCGGCGCTTCTGCATGCGCTCCACGGCGCGCTCGATCAGCGTGGGATCGTGAAACTCCATGTCGGCGTCGATGAAGAGCAGGTAGTCGCTCTCGGCGCGGCGGGCGCCGGCGTTGCGTCCGGTGGAGGGATAACCGCCGGGGATCACGCTCACGTCCAGGCGGTCGCGAAAGCGCAGGGCCAGCTCCGGGGTGCCGTCGGTGGAGCCGGCGTCAGCTACGAACACTTTCGGCCGCGAGTTCCGGCAGTAGGTCTGCCGGGTCAGCGAGGTCAGCAGGCGCGGCAGCAGCAGCGCCTCGTTCTTCGCCGGGATCACGATCGTCAGTGTGGCTGTACTCATGGATCCGCACCCCCTCCTCGCCTACCGTGATGTAGGTGGCGGGTTCGTTCACCCAGCCCCCGCAGTTGAAGTACTGGATGCCGTCGCGCTCCACCTGCAGGGCCACGTGGGTGTGCCCGCAGAAGATGCGGGCCGCGCCCCGGCGGCGGGCGTGGGCCAGCGCCCCGCCCGACACTTTGTGCGAGAGCCGCATCCAGCGCGTGTTCCAGCCGTCCAGCGAGCGCGTGAAGCGCTTGCCCTTGAGGTCGAAGCGCTGCAGTTCCAGGTGGACCAGCGCGGCCAGGCGCCCCAGCAGGCCGTGCTTGGTGAAGAAGTCGTCGAACTGGTGCCCGTGGATGGCCAGATGCGGGATGCCGGCATAGCTCCAGCGGTATTCGCGGTACACCCGCACTCCCACCAGGTGCGACATCACGCTGGCCAGGCCCAGGTCGTGGTTGCCTTCCACCCACACCACCTCCACCCCGCGCTTGGGATT
This window of the Terriglobales bacterium genome carries:
- a CDS encoding metallophosphoesterase family protein, giving the protein MAGVAADTLILSDLHLGSEVSRAREALALLRQSSFRRLILLGDIFADLNFARLKKDHWKFLSCIRKLSNPKRGVEVVWVEGNHDLGLASVMSHLVGVRVYREYRWSYAGIPHLAIHGHQFDDFFTKHGLLGRLAALVHLELQRFDLKGKRFTRSLDGWNTRWMRLSHKVSGGALAHARRRGAARIFCGHTHVALQVERDGIQYFNCGGWVNEPATYITVGEEGVRIHEYSHTDDRDPGEERGAAAAAPADLADPADLLPELAAESVRS
- a CDS encoding glycosyltransferase — translated: MIPAKNEALLLPRLLTSLTRQTYCRNSRPKVFVADAGSTDGTPELALRFRDRLDVSVIPGGYPSTGRNAGARRAESDYLLFIDADMEFHDPTLIERAVERMQKRRLHCLTTTIWCIGGNWLDHAVYLGNNLVQHLSRLGMPFSTGMFMMFERKRFWELGGFDEKVLYAEDYWLSKKVSPRRFTVIHGGAFTGNRRFRKMGHGKIVGMFLRTALNSWNQSYFLRDHKYWS